In the genome of Mercurialis annua linkage group LG8, ddMerAnnu1.2, whole genome shotgun sequence, the window AAGGGGTACCGTGTAAACGGGTTCAAGTTTCAGACTCAAGCTTATGGGGAGGAACAACTTACAATGAATAGTGGAGTCTACGTAAGGGGAACTCAATATGTCGGTagcgaaaatgacttttatggatttctgacagacataattgagttagagtatccagcgCTTCCAATGAAAACGACTGTCTTATTTAAATGCGAATGGTTCGACCCAGCGCAAAATTCAGACACaattagtaacaaaaaatacaacatggtgGATATTAATAACAGAAGGAGATACAACAAGTATGAACCGTTCATCTTAGCTGAACAGGCCGACCAAGTTCATTACCTGCCATATCCGAGTAAAAGAAGGGATAAAataaattggtgggcagtttgcaggATAAAGGCGCGATCAGAGCTTGACATGCCCGAGGGGATTATCCCGACCTTTCAAGATGAcatagaagaaaatcctctcatTGTTGCAACAGAAGACAATCCGACATATTTGGCTGATCAAACTGGAGAAGCTGAGGACGATGCGTTGCTCATGCCTCCTGAACAAGAAACAGAAGATGAGTTCAtcgcatcctcatcagacgaagatgaaaGCGAAGAACTTTAGTAGTTTAGTAAATTTTATGTACTAGATTTTTTGCAACCATAATCAATTGTTAAAGATGATGTATTAACGCTGCTcgaaattatgttttttaattatattattcatgTGTACActtgttgaatttgaatttatatttcttagttttatgtttcacgaaggaatgtataattttattaataaatgtgTTGGTTGTTTGtcgaacatttaaaattgatgtATGTGCAGGTATGAGGGGTCGAGGTCGAGGATCAGGCACATGCCGAGGATCAGCCTCAGGCCGAGGACGCGGACGGGGATCAGACCCTGTTCCTGGTGATGACGACGTTGCTGAGGAGCAGCAGCAGTTAGAGGCTGGAGCACCTGTTCAGCCTCGGCAGCAGCGTGAGCCTGGCGAGCCCCCGGCTGTTCTGGACGACCGGGGTAGGGCGAGGGTTCACCCGGACCCTAGCAggtatttttgcaatttagttATCCACGTTTAAAttgtaatatgtatatatactaaACTATGCCTAAAAAATCACAGGACGATGTTGATCGACTCTGGGCCTGTTTCACGGGCTATTCGGGAGATTTTTAGGAAGTGCTGGTTCGATAATGGAACAACATGGCGCTTTCTAACAACCGAGCATAGAGAGTTCTACTTCCAGGAGTTCCAGGTAATTCAATTTACagcttcataacgtttaaattatgttttttttgaaaaaactaaCTAATGCAACATGTTTGTACTGTTTGCAGAAAGAGTTCTGGTGGGATAGTGCGGCGTACAGCGAGGAGGTCATTAGACATGTCTTCATGGTCCATGCAGCCAACCGCTACAAAGACAACATCCACAGAATGAGGAGGACGCAACAGAAGCATATTTCTGTGACCCAGGAGATCTGGGATGCTTGGAACACGTTCTGGAACTCAGAGAAAGAGAAGAAAAGGTCAGAAACCGCCCGAGCaaatcggatgagcgagccaGCGGGCGCCGGTTCTGGACCTGTCCGCCATACTAGTGGATCTCGCTCTGCTCTGAAGCATATGGATGTGATGGTCTGTTTTAATATTcagtaattaaaatacttaaataacgtatttattttattttgatactaattgaattgtattttttattttaggaaagGGAGCTTGGCAGGAAACCGAGTGCGACGGAGTTGTACACTCGCCTTCACTCCACGAAGGCTGACAAGAAGCCGGTCAACAAACGGGCTCAGGATATGACTGtaagtttttattaaacttGTAATTCTCTAAGTTGAATTTAATAGTTCGGAAATGATATATTAGATTGAAAATGCTTGTTGGTTAGCTGTTAAACATGTTTGTTATTGGATTATATACTggaatttgcttgcaggacttccctgaaaaatgggtgatgctcatattaCAGAGGAAATGCTGTCGAAATTTCGTTAGAAATTAATTAGGTTTACTTTGTAATATGTTATGCATTTTTGGTTGCTTTAAAACTAAACTGatatcttttttattgttttgtaggACGCCATCACTAAGAGGCTTGCTGCTGCGACACAGCCTCAGACCGGAGAGGGTAGCTCCTCGAGCACAGCTGCAATGAACGAGACCCAGGTGTTTCTAGACATCGAGGGCATCAACAAGAAGAAACGCGTGTACGGCTTGGGTTCTGCGAGCAGCAGGTACGCTGGGCCAAGCACCAGGGTGCAGTGAGGCAGCTCTTCTAGGACGTCGCAGCAGGCAGacgaggaggtcgagcgccgtGTGCAGGCCCGCATTCAGGAGGGTCTGCGACTGGCTCGGGAACAGCAGGCTGCGAACATGGCCCAGATGATACGCGAGGAGATTGCCAGGATGATTCCTAACCTTCCGGCAGAGTATCGGCCACAGCGCCCACCTACCCCACCAGACGATGACGACACACCAGCTTTGTAGTGTcgtgttagtttattttattacaaacaTATAATACGGTTTCTTTTATATTCTGCGTTTATATGTATActcttatatttatatatatatatatatatatatatatatatttgtcagTTTTAATTGATTGTAATTCATAATTGAATTGTTTTACTGTATTTAAAACGACAGGGGAAAACGGCAAAAAAATAGCGTAAAACGGCAGAAAAATGCCGAAAAACAAtgaaatttgcgacggactatGGTATTTGCGACGGACATGCCCGTCGCCAATTCATCAGCTTTTGGAGACAAAAGCTGAtgaattagcgacggatgtgGTCCATCGCTGATTTgcgacggatatttccgtcgcaaataccTCAGCTTTTGTCTCCAAGGCTGAGGAATTTGCGACGGATACTTCCGTCGCAAAATCCAACAATTTTCGTCGCAAATTTGTCTCCAAACAATATGATTTGGAGACACATTTGTGACGGAGATTGTTGATCTTGCGACGGCAACTTCCGTCGCAAAATTAGCCACGGACACGTTTTTGGTCGCAAATTTTTTTGCGACCAATTATGTTGCGACGGATACGgtccgtcacaaatccgtcgcaaaggtggttttgcgacggaatttaggtctttagcgacggaaatttccgtcgctaaagccctgttttcttgtagtgttggcttaaatcgctaaaaatgtgaaacgtttggatttgtttcgtaacgtttttaaacgtttggctttaatacctaaaaacatgaaatattggatttgtttcgtaatgtttgtaaacgtttggcttaaattgctaaaaaggtgaaacgcttagatttatttcgtaacgtttgtacacgtttggcttaaatcgctaaaatagggaaacgtttggatttgttttgtaacgtttgtaaacgtttggcttaactcgctaaaaagggaaaacatttggattcatttcgtaacgtttacaaacgtttgtcttaaatcgcaaaaaaggtgaaacgtttgaatttgtttcgtaacgtttgtaaacgtttggcttaaattgctaaaatggggaaacgtctggatttgttgcgtaacgtttgtaaacgtttggcttaaatcgctaaaaagggaaaacgtttggatttgtttcgtaaagtttgtaaacgtttggcttaaatctctaaaatggggaaacgtttggatttgtttcgtaacgtcaataaatgttatgcttaaattgctaaaaaggtgaaacgtttagttttgtttcgtaatgtttgtaaatgtttgacttaaattgctaaaaagatgaaacgcttagatttgtttcttaacgttttaaacttttggcttaaatcgcttaaattgctaaaaaggtgaaacgtttgtaaacgtttgacttaattcactaaaagagtgaaacgtttggatttgtttcgtaacattataaacgtttggttttgtttcataatgtttgtaaatgtttgacttcaatcgctttaatggtgaaatgtttggatttgtttcataacctttgtaaacatttcgcttcaattgatacaaaggtgaaacgtttggacttgtttcgtaacgtttgtaaacgtttggcttatattgctaaaaaggtgaaacgcttggatttgtttcgtaatgtctgtaaacatttagcttaaatcgctaaaaattgaaacgtttagatttgtttcgtaactttttaaacattaggttttgtttcgtaacgattgtaaatgtttggcttaaatttctaaacacgtaaaacgcttggatttgtttagtaacgtttgtaaacatttggcttaaattgctaaaaagggaaaacatttggatttgtttcctaacatttgtaaatgtttggcttaaattgctaaaaaaagtaaaacatttggttttgttttgtaacgttttaaacgtttggttttgcttcttaacgtttgtaaatgtttggcttaaatcgctaaaaaggtgaaacgtatggatttgtttcgtcacgtttgtaaacgtttggcttaaaccgctaaaaaggtgaaacatttggttttgtttcttaacttttgttaacgtttggttttgttttgtaacgtttgtaaacgtatggcttaaatcgctaaaaaggtgaaatgtttgaatttgtttcgtaaggtttgtaaatatttggcttaaatcgctaaaaaggtgaaacctttggatttgtttcataacgtttataaacgtttggcttaaatcgctaaaaaggggaaacgtttggttttgtttcgtaacatttgtaaaggtttgactttaatcgctaaaaaggtgaaacgtttggatttgtttcacaacgtttggtttaaatctctaaaaaggtgaaacgtttggatttgttttgtaaagtttgtaaacgattggcataaattgctatataggtgacacgttttgacttgtttcgtaatgtttgtaaacgtttggcttaatttgctaaaaacgtgaaacatttggttttgtttcataacgtttgtaaacgtttggcttcaatcgatacacaggtaaaacgtttggatttgtttctaacgtttgtaaacatttggcttaaattgctaaaaaggtgaaacgcttggatttgtttcgtaatgtctgtaaacgtttagcttaaatctctcaaaaaattgaaacgtttagatttgtttcgtaactttttaaacgttaggttttgtttcgtaacgtttgtaaacgttttgcttaaattgctaaacaggtaaaacgctttgatttgtttagttacgtcggtaaatgtttggcttaaattgctaaaaaaaggtgaaacgtttggatttgtttcgtaaggtttgtaaatatttggcttaaatcgctacaaaaggtgaaacgtttagatttgtttcgtagcgtttataaacgtttggctaaaatctctaaaaagaggaaacatttggttttgtttcgtaacgtttgtaaacgtttggcttaaatagctaaagaggtgaaacgtttggttttttcagtaacgtttataaac includes:
- the LOC126661758 gene encoding uncharacterized protein LOC126661758, with the translated sequence MALSNNRKEFWWDSAAYSEEVIRHVFMVHAANRYKDNIHRMRRTQQKHISVTQEIWDAWNTFWNSEKEKKRSETARANRMSEPAGAGSGPVRHTSGSRSALKHMDVMERELGRKPSATELYTRLHSTKADKKPVNKRAQDMTDFPEKWVMLILQRKCCRNFDAITKRLAAATQPQTGEGSSSSTAAMNETQVFLDIEGINKKKRVYGLGSASSRTSQQADEEVERRVQARIQEGLRLAREQQAANMAQMIREEIARMIPNLPAEYRPQRPPTPPDDDDTPAL